The stretch of DNA acttcaatgcgattatgcagTACCTACTGAAGAGCACCTTTGTGACATGGAAGTAACTACCATACAAATGTGGCCATCCTTTTTCTCTGAGCAGATCCAAATCAAGCAAAGATATCTGAAAACCACTTGTGTATCTTTAGGCATATTCATAATCGACATATTTATTGTAACTTGATTCTTCACTTTTTATTCTCTTGAATCCATCAGAATGGTCTTCTTGGTGTGGACTTCGTCCTTCATCAACTAAAAACCTGACCAAAAAGATGAATCAGCTTGTACACAAGACGTTACATCACTGACAAATTTCCAAGATGAATATATACTCCCGTTGTGAAGAGTTAGAACATATCCAGTTAATCCTAACTGAGAAGAGTTAGAACATATCCAAACTTCCTAGAGAGACATGTATTTCTAGGAAGCTTAGGCCGGGTTACAATTATGTACATATGTAATGTCTCACGAAAATCAAATGAAACAGTCGGGCTGTGTCAGTAAGTTATTCTTGCTCAACCCCTAGGTAGGTGTTTCTCTTTCTAATTTGTTTATGATTTGATAATTCGTGTCTCTTCTGAAGGTTGTAGGAACTCCCAGTTACATGTGCCCTGAACTTATTGCTGATATTCTGTATGGCTCCAAGTCTGACATATGTTTGCTAGGCAAGCATTCCTATCTAACATTCAGTTGCATGTCTTGCTCGCTTGTTCTCTTGGCTAAAAATCTGCAATTTTCAGGCTGCTTCATCTATGAGATGACTTCGCTGAAGCATGCATTCAAAGTATTTGGAAGTAGCTATGTTGACATGCTCTTTAAGTTAGAGCTCCTTCTTTCCAGCAAAaatataaaagaaaaaaaatacagCTCCTTTCATCAAAAGTTGCATCTTAGATGATGTTTTTTCCTAACAGAATATGTAGACACTGGTAATAAAGATAAACGAGTCTGTTGCCGCTCCTCACGCCACCCACCGGCCACCACCTCATCATGATGCCAGGTGAGGACATCGACCAAGTGCAGCGGCGGAGCCAGACGAGACAGCACAATGTGTTGGGGTTTAGCAAGGTGCGGACATTAACTAATTAAAAAAAGATTGTAATAAACTCTAATCCTACTGTCGAAACTACTTTCACTGAAAGAGATATATCGTGGGGCGAAACATTAAACTGGAATTAATTACCTTCGGATGGTTGCATAATTTCTTAAGAGCAGTAATATATGCCAAAACTTTAGTACTCTTTGCTTCTTCAGATATCAAGCGCTTAACCTGACAGGGTCAACCACAGACTCCTGTAAATATAACTCCGACTACCTTACATGTGCCTACTAAATATTGCTTGAAACTCAGAACGGTACAGAATTTCCTTACATTTTTGGAGTGTGTGAAGTGGTTGTACAGTGTCATCTGTAAGGGAGTCAGCTTGCATCACACTACTTCAACAATCTATACATAAGCAGGGTTAAGTAATGTAGATGAGGCACAATTATATAATGTAAAAAGAAGGAAGAATCACTATAAAAGACAAAATGGATAGCAGGTACACAATTCTTTTTGTGTTTTCTGAATGTGTGATGAACATATCTGGCCAAATATACACCGGACAGGACATACCTTTGGTGGCAAGTGATTGGACAGCAGGGCATTCGTTCGTCTCAATATAAACTGAATATCATTGAGAAGCCATCAGAAGAATTCAGAAGGTAATTAAGCTAGAGCCCATAAAATTGGAAGAAAATGCATCCAAACAATTCTAGAGGAGATTATTATAACATAAATGTGGACAATACAGTTGTAAAAAATTATGTAGTGCAGAGTGCAGACAACCTTCTTCAGAGGAAAAGGGCTTGCCTGATTTACTTTTGCACTAAGCTCTCCAGATCTCTCGGATCCCAACTTCTTTTCTTCTGCAGTTGCTGTGGGTTCTCTTCCACGAATTATGGGTGCCTTCAGTTAGGGGCAGATAATGTGTTAAATACAGAGGAAAGGAAGATATAATGCAATTAACAGGAATAGCACATGGGTTTAGGTGCACAACACACGAAGAAACTTGAATAACAAATATCTGAGAACACCACCATCTGTTAATAAATACTTCCAGATCTCATTCCCCGCTGCCACTGGCCCCCATTCCCTTCCGCCATCGGCCCCCGTTCCCCGGATCCCCCGCTGCCATGAATGGCAGACAGAGAAAGGAGAGGGCAGGGCATCCTAGGGAGAGAGATGAGAGGAGGCGTTTACCTACATAGGTCGCCATCACCTGGTAATTGTGGAATGCGGTAGGGATGGAGAATAGTTGGATAAGTTGACCTTTGTTAGCTGCAGCATATATGTTGATGATACCATGGATCATTGTCTTTGTCTTCTTCGTCCATGATTAGGATGTAGGTGTCAGAGCACTTGTACAGACAAACACATTATGCCGTTTTGAATCGAGTAGAAGAATTCCATGGTCCGAACTGCCCTACATCACGTACGTAGCACTATTGCCAGCTGCGGAAAACTTCCTTGAACATCATCAGGGGTCTGGATGTGTGCAATTATAAGCGTCAGTCAAATACAATAGTTGATCGGCTAGAACAAGCATGGGGATAATGAATGGCTGGACATAATCCATCCATCAATGATTCATCCCTTGGTCTAATTACCTTCTGACGTTGAAGGGCCTGATGATGCCGGGAGCGCCGGCTCCACAGAGGACGCAACTACTGACGCACTTGGAGGTGCACCGAGCCGCCTCAGGCGACCCCGGGTGCTTGATCTGCTCCGCTTTTCAGTTGCCTTCTGCTGCTTCGGGCTGGGATGGGCGTCCTCCAGCCACCGCTGGACCGCCACGCCAGCGCACCAACGCTCGCGTCTGCAGTCCTCCATCCCCCCGGGGTCTTGCCGCTTGAGGAAGAGGGTGAGAGGGGCAGGCTTGGGAAGAGAAAGGGGCTCTACCAgattcgccgccgccgccaacgaTGTCTTCGCCCGTCGTCGCCATCCTTCTCCTCCGCCCCAACACGGCGCCACCGCTGCCCCTACTTCTCCACCCAAATGGTGACACCCCAGCCGGTCCAACCCCTCAGCGACGCGGCTGCCCCGCTCCCATCCTCAGTGCCCGCAACACGAGTTGGCGGCTAGGGTTAGCCACAGGGGCGCGTGCAGGGAGGGAACGGTGAGGAGGTGTTGTGCATCGATTGGGGAGACAAGGGTGAGCCGTGCTGGTGGCGGCCGGCGCGTGAGTCGGATGGCGTCGGCCAGAATCTAAGGGACGGCAACGGCGGCGGATCTCAGAGGGGGCGAAGGGCTCAGCGGCTGGGAGAGTCTTGACGATAAAATGAGGAAACAGATCGAGGGGAGTCTCGAGGCTGTTTTTTTTTTACGATCAAGGCGGAGAGACGAAAGAAAAACCGAAGGTGGGAGGATGACGGAAAAAAACCAATGAAAATAAACCGCGCAGACTATTTCACCAAGTcgtccattaggagtagagataaaTACTTCAATGCACCCTCGAGAAGGTCCGCTCAATTCATCTCTTCAGGTGGGTTCAGGCTACTAGACACTTCTTTCACACGTTCATTGCATGTGTGTTAGGGGCCCATAGGACTGATGAATGATAAAAGAATCATTGTTTGAATAAGCTCGTCTCACTGGCAGGCAGATTCAAATGGAAGCATGCCACGAAGTGTCTGAAGTGAAGGCGACTCGATCTGTTTGTTTGGTCTGAGTATGGTGGATATGCAATCTGTTTATCGCACCCGTTAAATCTTAATTGATTGAATATGTTAGTTCTGAGTGTTGATGTTTATGTTATATCTTTTGCACTCAGTAGTTACTCAATTCTCAGGAGGATCCAACAACGGCTACTCGTAAAATTTAACGAAAAGTAAACATAGAAATGATTGCATGCATGCACTGATATATAAGTAATTAACAACCATGTCATACTCAACCATAATAGCGATGTCCAAAGTAGGGTTCCACAAGTTGGACCCTCACACTAAAGTTGCATGGCTACAATAGCCGACATCtagtccttcttcttcttcgatgCTCCTCCCTGCGGGCCATCGTCTCGGTGAGGACGCTTGGCACAAATAGTCGGCTGGTtgtcgtcctcctccttctcaccatcctcctcgtcgccgtcgtccTCCTCCGCTTCCTTCTCATCCTCCTTGTTGTCGTCCTTGTCCTCGTCGTCCTTCTCCGAGTTGGCCTTCAAGGGCTCCTTCGGCCCTTCCGTGAACTCGATATAGTCGGGGTCATCAAAACTGTAGAGGTCGGAGGGCATCCTCAGCGCACTTGAATATTTTCTATCAATATTCCTAACAATTGAATAATTCAATAAATAATACATTTTGACAATTAAATAATTTTCTtctaattaattatttaattactACTCTCTCtgatccaaaataagtgtcgtggttttagtttAGAGGGAGTAGCATTTTAACAATTTGCTACTATTGGGGACGGCAGACTTAGCTGCGATTACTAGTAAATCAAACTTATTCAGTGCTGCACCAGATCATAAATAGTTACCATCCATAACATGCACCAGATGAGATACATACTTGACAGCAGTGGCGGAGCCAGCGTTGAGTCGATGGGTTCAGCTGAACCCAACGATTTTTCCGTCGCTCCACGTGCATGCATGTATTTTTCTGGCATGAACCCAACAAAAAACCGTGGCTGAACCCATCAAATCAGCATCCCACGTacagagaaaaaaagaaaaaagatccCACGTAGTAGCCAGTCAAAAGCCCAAAAGCCCACATCATGTGAAGTGCCTAGGTCTGTTTGTGCGTCTTCTCTTTACGAGTACTTGGCCGCCGCCTCTCGGTTCGTTGAATCGCTTCCTACAAGAAAACTCAAACAATCTCATCTCTCCTGTTGGGTGTTTCACCGTCGATTGGTCGCCACAGGCCAGCTGCTGAGGGACAACCGAACCACTAATACAGATTCAAGGTAATGAATCACAATCTGCGCATCTCCTCTCTCATCTGCAGGTCCTATCTAGTCTACTACGATCCAAGTATCGATTTTTGCGCGAGTTTTCTAGTTCCTTATCCCCTGTACTTTGATTATATGGACATTGGGATTATCCCCAGTACTATTGAATGATATTtcttaactaaaaaaataaatcGCCAGATCCAGATATGATGCAGACATTTCAAGGCCAACTATTATGCCCAGGAAAAATGCATCAAATTTCAATGCTGCAAGTAATCCGCCTGGTCGAAAGAAACTTTGGTAGTACATAAAAATTTCTAAGAAGCAAGATGTGATTAGGTGAAGATATTTAATCATTGGATCTTATGGGCAACCACCTAACTTTGATTATCCACTTAGGGTCATTGAAGATGCTTCACCAAGATTTGATCCAGAATGATGGTTCACTTGAGTATAGCAACAATATGCATAAGACCTTATGTTCGTGCTGCTTTCTTTTCAGGGATAACAATAAGGGACAAGTTAAGAGTGATGCATTAGCAAGTATAATGGTAGTTATTTTAGATGGGTCAAACTAACTTGTCAATTTCTTCAACGTTTCAGCAAGATGAGAAAGCTATACTTGAATCTATGAAGTTTTTTGGTCCTGGACTAGCTATAATATCTAACCGGTATGTCTGTCGTGCACTCTTCAATTTTTTATGTAACACAATATATGATAAGTGATGTCATATTTTTCATTTGTATCTTGCTTTTGAGTGCTATGATCTTTTGTTGTGAGATTGTGTGAAATTAGACTTTACACTAGATTAATTTGTAGCAATCTTCACAAGTCAATAAATGAACTCAATGGCTAAATTTGCTGGCTCGCCCCTGCTTGACAGCATCCTCCTCGATGTCCTCGCCTGTGGTGTAGTCGACTTCATTGGGAGCGCCAGCGGAAGGTGGGTTCAGATCGATCCAGATGCTGAGCGTGAGCGTGTCACCGGAGAGCATCTCCTGGGGCACCGCCAAGAACATCCCCTGCCACGGCGCGGGTGCGCCGGCGGCCAGCATGCTGCTGCTCACCGGCGAGGCCATGAGGACCATGTCGATACCCGGGGGCCCCACGGACAGCTTGCACCAGAACCGGGGCGCCACCTCGGCCTCACCGTCGGGCCTGACGTACACTAGCGACACGGCCGTAGCGGCGCCCAGGGGGCCCAGGGACACGAGGAAAACGCTGCGGTCGTCCTCCCCGACGAGCGCATGCCAGGGGTGCGAAAGGGAGAAGCCGAGGTTAGAGGACAGGCCGTAGCGGACCGTGACGGCGGGGCGCTGGTGGCTGTTGGCGAGATGATTGAGGAGCATCGCCGGGGAGCCCACGAAGGCGCACCCGGACTCCGGGCAGGAGCAGGCCAAGGCCATACTGCACTGCTTCTTCTTCGTTGCGGCGGGCTGTAGTGCGGCGAGAACCACTGGAAGTAAGCAGTAGGGGAGATGCGCTGAGAATAGGCAGGGACGGCACACGGCAGCCATTTTATACCCTCTGCACGGACGCGTCTCTTGGACGGATAAACGCGTAAGTCTCATTATTAAAACGCGGACGCGTCCCTTCAAACGACGAACCAACGGCTGTCAGGAATACGTGTTTTCAGGCAAGTAATGAGCGCCACGGCTGTCAGGCAATACGTACGCTCATATTGGTCCTTGTGGCAATCCCACGCCAATACTTAGACTCGCTGAACCAATCCACGTGTGTACCTGCACCTGATTAGTCCTTGAGGCACTCCCATGCACTTAGTGCCATTACCATTTTTTTCAAAACCAAGGCATAAGATTTGGCTCATCCAGTAAATAAGGAGGGAATAGAGTTTAGAGTTTTACAAAGCACCCACATACACAGCATGATAATTACTCACGCAAAATGATATGCCCTAGTCTTTTAGCGCCCGCCGTAACCCAAAGTTTTGCCTCCTCTAAGATGATGTTAAGAAGGATAGGCAATGGCGCACACTTGTGGTGGAACGCCCGAGCATTTCTCACATTTCAAATGGTCCAAGAGACAAGCATAGCGAGGGAGGTCATAACGCGCCAGTTGGGAACATGGTTGCCGGTTCTCTTGCCCACCATTCATGAACGGATCCGTCAAGGTGCCAGTCGGCGGTGTCCATGTGCGCAAGGCCAAGCTTGGCGATGATTGACCCCCAAATCCTAAGCGTGTGGCGACACTTAAGGAAGAGGTGTGCACCCGTTTCTTGTTCCCTTTTGCGGGCAAAGGCCACAATTTTCCTAACCTCGCCTCTCCAAACGATCGGCGGTTCAAATACTATTTTGTAGAGCCAACCATGCAAAGAATTTGACCTTCGGGGGTGCCCAAAATTTTCAAACCATGCGGTCCATGCGGAAAAGGGTTAAGCCAAGGAATTGAGCCTTATACGTGGTGGCCGCCGTGTAGATCCCATCATTAGAGTGCTTCCAAAAAATACCATCCTCGTGGTGCTCATCAAGATGGAAGTCAATCACAAGCATCCACAGAGTGAAAAATTCATTAATGTGTTCACCGGAGACGGCAGTGTTATACTTGATTTTGAAGATCCACGGGTTCCCCTTGAGAGCCTCCCGCACCTTCCAATTCTTTCTCCTCGAGGCCTCAAAAATTAGCTACACAATAACCTTGAGCTTGCGCCCAAGAAGCCAAGGGGAAGCCCAAAACAGCGTTTTGGCGCCGTCCCCACGGTGATAGTAGTCGAGGCGCAAAAGAACTTGAGACCATCCTCCATGCAAGGGTTGCCAAATCCTACCCAAACTATGCGAGGTTCCTTTCACTAATACCAAAGCCATCTTAGCCATAAAGCACCTGCAAACTTGTTGGTATTAAGCACTCCTAGGCCACCATACTCCTTCGGTCTACAAACCGTTCCCCAATTGACCTTGCATTTAACTCCCATTGTCTTTCTCCACACCAGACCAAAGGAAAGCTCTTTCAATCTTGTTTAGGTTATGAAGTGAGCTTGGTGGCACGATGAGAGGCGTGATGGAGTAGACCACTTGGCGATGAGGGTTGTGACCAATAGTAATGACGTTTTGACCCTTCCAATTGACCAATTTACTGGCCGCCTTGTTCTCAAGGTATTGGAAGGCCACCTTCTTAAGTTGCCACCTTCTTATGTATTTCACCGGAAACGTTGCTCGAGTTGCTAGCACACTCTCAAGTATGTGCCCAAGATTAAGGTGATTGCAGAGAATTAGCACCATCGAGCTTTTCTGGAAGTTGGTGCAGAGGCCCGTAACATCACCAAAACCTCTCGAGATAGAAGCTAGGTTGTCAATGTCCATCTTGATGGGAGCAGAAAATACCACCGCGTCATCCGCATGGAGAGTGATTCTCAACATGCCATCCCGGCCTCGAATCTTATGAAGAAGACCTTTCCTCATTGCCAAGTCATGAATTTTATGGAGAATGACAAATAGTAGGGGTATAGGGGGGGGTCCCCCGGCCGAAGCATGCGGATGTGCTTGATCGGAGGGTAGGGCAGCCCATTTAGAAGGATCCATGACGATGATGTCGATAGAAGTGCGGCGATCAAAGCCTGAAATTTGGCAGGAACCCCAAACGTTGAAGAAGATCAAGGATGTACCCTACTTGACCGATTCAAAAGCGTTCTTGATGTCAACCTTGAAAAGGAGGGCAGGAGTTTTGCACTTGTGTAACCTCTGTGCGATGTTCCAAAGGTATATGAAGTTGTCATGAATGCTTTATCAAGTACTACTACATGCACACAACTAAACCATCTTGGCACCACCGCTTTAGTCGATGCACTAAGCATTGTAGTTCTAGCCAGCTTTTTATGCACGCCAAAATGTGAAGAGAAATAGAGGGAGAAAAGAGTTAATTAAATGCCAGATTTTAAT from Triticum urartu cultivar G1812 chromosome 3, Tu2.1, whole genome shotgun sequence encodes:
- the LOC125546464 gene encoding uncharacterized protein LOC125546464 encodes the protein MAAVCRPCLFSAHLPYCLLPVVLAALQPAATKKKQCSMALACSCPESGCAFVGSPAMLLNHLANSHQRPAVTVRYGLSSNLGFSLSHPWHALVGEDDRSVFLVSLGPLGAATAVSLVYVRPDGEAEVAPRFWCKLSVGPPGIDMVLMASPVSSSMLAAGAPAPWQGMFLAVPQEMLSGDTLTLSIWIDLNPPSAGAPNEVDYTTGEDIEEDAVKQGRASKFSH